A window of the Pedobacter cryoconitis genome harbors these coding sequences:
- a CDS encoding PspC domain-containing protein has product MENRLLRNEHDKIIAGVSSGLAEYMQVDVTIIRLLFVLSTIFLVGTGILVYLVMWIVVPVNNDPAAKFSKFNDYFKKQNDFQGFNTPPPFGQEQPFSAAGNPDVKSAPAQDWQNPIDFKSLPKNNDTGRTIGGLVLLVIGLFCLMNEFDLIPYWVRLDKLWPLFFVAIGLSFILKAKRQNKWVDWKGKQAEDMKTTAEQPIAQEPAKPADQAPENQL; this is encoded by the coding sequence ATGGAAAACAGGTTGTTAAGAAACGAACATGATAAAATAATTGCAGGCGTTTCATCAGGATTAGCAGAGTATATGCAGGTAGATGTAACCATTATCAGGTTGTTATTTGTATTGTCAACTATATTTTTGGTTGGAACTGGTATCCTGGTTTATCTGGTGATGTGGATTGTAGTGCCGGTAAACAATGATCCGGCTGCGAAATTTTCAAAGTTTAATGATTATTTCAAAAAACAGAATGATTTTCAGGGATTTAATACGCCGCCGCCATTTGGACAGGAGCAGCCGTTTTCGGCTGCCGGAAACCCGGATGTAAAAAGCGCACCTGCACAGGACTGGCAGAACCCGATAGATTTTAAATCTTTACCAAAGAATAATGATACAGGACGGACTATTGGAGGATTAGTTTTGCTCGTGATTGGTTTATTTTGTCTGATGAACGAGTTTGATCTGATTCCTTACTGGGTCAGGTTAGATAAATTATGGCCTTTATTCTTTGTTGCGATCGGTTTAAGTTTTATTCTGAAAGCTAAGCGCCAGAATAAATGGGTAGACTGGAAGGGTAAACAGGCTGAAGATATGAAAACTACGGCAGAGCAACCTATTGCTCAGGAACCTGCAAAACCCGCAGATCAGGCTCCGGAAAATCAATTGTAA